From the Brachyspira intermedia PWS/A genome, the window TACCAATGCCTCTATTTCTTCTCTGGCTTTAGACATGGTTTCTTTTTCTAATCTTTCTCTAGCTTTTGAAACTATATAAATATAAAACAGCGGTAGGGTAACTGCTAATATAACTATATTAATGATTACAGATATTACAATTTGCATAATTAGATATTACTTATTTATTATCCCAAAAAATCTATTTTAGAACCTTTAGTTCGCTCTGTTGCTGAAACCTCTTCTATTTCTATAGTATTGTTTCCTTCGTTATTATCAGTATCATCTGTCATTCTTTTTTTATTCTTTTTTCTATAGGACATATATCCTTGATCTTTGGGTCTTTGTTCATCTTTTTTTTCTTTAACCCTAGTTTCATCAGATATGTTTTCAGACTTTACAACTGTTGAATCTTTTATATAAGAATCTCTATGTATATCTCTATCTTCTGACTGCATTGCAATAGTTTTTGCAGCCATTCTAGTATGCTCCATACGTCCTATATGCGATTGCTGCATATATAATTGTTGCAAGTCTAAAGGTGCTATAGGCATTTTAAATCTCCATATATTATGCCTTAAATTTTATATCCTATATATTTAATATATACTTTTTTACTATTATTGCAAGTAAAAAAATAAATATATACATTATTATATAACAATATTAAACCACATTCATAAAATATAATCAATAATATTTATTTGTAAATAGAGTAGGCATAACCTATAATAGCAGATGCCGCAGATACATTCAATGAGTCAAAATCTGTAGCAGAATTTATTATAACGCTTCCATCTGAATTTTTTTTCAAAATATCTCTTACCCCGCTATGTTCATTACCTAATATAATTGCAGTAGGAGAATTGAATTTAAAATCTTCTAATGAAGTTTCTCCTTTCTCGCTTGCATAATATATCCAAAAACCTTTATCTTTCATCAAATCTATAACTCTATTTAAATTTGTTTCTATTGATATTGGCAAATGATAGGCAGCCCCTTCCGATATTTCATAAACTTTTTCATTGATTGGTGCTGAATTATCTTTAGGCATTATAATTCCTGCCACATCAAAAAAGTATGCATTTCTTATTATAGCTCCTAAATTATGAACATCGGTTATAGAATCCAATATAAATATTAAAGGGTTTTCTCTTTTTTCAAATGCTTTTTCTATAAAACTTTCTATTCCTATTTCAACATTTTCTTTTATATCAGCGGCTATTGAATAAATTTTTCCTACAATTTTTTCCATTTCATTTTTATCAACATTTTTGATTGGCACTTTCTTTTTTTCAGCCAATTTTATAATGTCTTTTTCTCTTTTTGAAACTGGAAATTTTATATATAAAGTTTGAACTAAATCTTTTGAAATGGCTTCAACTATTGTGTTTTTGCTTGTTATGAACATTATTTACTTTCCTAAATTTTTATTTTAATTATATATTAAAAATAAATTTTTAAATATTTGTATAGAGAGTACAAAAATTATAAATATATTAGGAATTATTTTACTTTATCATATAAAGCATCTATTTTATCTTTATATGCTTCCATAACATTTGCTCTTTTTATTTTCAAAGATTGAGTTAAAAGCCCATTTTCTATTGTAAACTCTTCATCTGTGATTATCATTTTAGCTATAGCTTCATAAGGTCTGAATCCATTTCTATAGTTAATTAAATTATCTAATTCTTCTCTCATTAATTTATAAACATCTTTTGAAGATGCAAGAGTTTTTTCATCGTAAGAAATTTTTTGCTTATCAAAATGTTCTTTTATATTTTCTTTATTTATTACTATAATTGCTCCTGTAGAAGCCTTATCCTGTCCTACAAGCATAATTTGAGAAATATAAGGAGATTCTAATGCTTTATTTTCTATAGGCTGAGGTTCTACATTTTCACCTGTAAGAAGAACTATAGTTTCTTTTGCTCTTCCTGTTAATACTATTTCTCCCTGCTGAGTGTACGTTCCTAAATCTCCAGAATTGAAGAATCCATCAACTTTTGCCTGTTTAGTTAATTCCGGATCTTTATAATATTCTTTGAAAATATTAGGACCTTTTATATAACATACTCCCATAACACCATCTTTACAAATATTTCCTTCTTTATCTCTTACCTCTATTTTTACCTCAGGCACAGGAGCACCGCAAGTTCCTCTATAATTTTTGAAAGGTGATCTTAATGTTACAACTGGAGCAGTTTCTGTTATACCCCATCCAACAACTAAATTTATTCCTACAGCTTCAATAAAGTCCTCTATATACATAGGTAAAGCTCCGCCTCCTGATATAGTAAGACGCATTTTACCGCCTGTTAATTCTTTTATTTTGCTGTATACCATTTTTGTAGCCATTTTATGATAAATAGGGTCAAATATACCTATGCTATATTCTGACTTTTTATCGCTTTTATGTTCATCGCCTAATAAATAAACTAAGTCATTTTGAAATCTTACACTTCTTATATATTTTATAGATCTCTTTATTAAAAATTTTGCAAGATTTCTAGCGAATGTACTTTTTCTATCTATATTTTTCATTACAGTATTATATATATTAACCCATATTGCAGGTACGGAAATAAATATATCAGGTCTTTCTTCTGTAAAGTCATTTTTTAAATATCTTTTATTTGTTATAGCTGTAAAACAACCTATTATAGCTGTTACATAAGATATTGTTCTTTCATATATATGCCAAATAGGAAGTATAGTAAGCAGTTTTTCTCCCGGCTGCAATTTTATTATATCTGGAAGAACTCTTACATTATGAAGTATGTTTCCATGTGTAAGTATAACACCTTTTGGTTTTCCAGTAGTTCCTGAAGTATATATTATAGTTGCTGTACTTTCATTAGTCAATTTTGATGCTTTTTTTATAGCAAACTCTTCATCTCCATTTAAACTTTCTTCTCCAAGCTCTAAAAACTTTTCAAAAGAATAAATATTATTATCAGGATCATGTTTAGAACTGTCAAGAAAAACTATTAATGATAAATCTTTATGATGTTTTTCTATCTTTTTAAATACATATTCGTTTTCTACTAATACAGCTTCAGCTTCGCTATGCTCTATTATGTAATTTAATTCATCAGATGTAGAGTCTATACCTCTTGGAACATCAGCAGAGCCTAATGCTAAAAGAGCCATATCTGATATAAACCATTCTATTCTGTTTTCTGAGAATATTGCAACATGCTTTTTTGATAAACCTTTAACATCGAATGCTTTAGCTATAGCATTTACTTTATCATAAAGTTTTTTATATGTAATTGTAACTTTTTCTTCGTTATTATCTCTATATCTATAGGCTGGGCTTTGAGGCATTTTCTGAACTGTTTCAAAAAAAGCACTAGGTATAGATGTATAATTTTTCATAATCTCTCCATAATAAATTCTAACTAATTAACTATAAAATGATACATAGTCAATTATAACTATAATACATATTAGAAATATTACAAGTGATTTACTATATATTTTATTACATTTTCACTATATGATGATACTGTAAAAATATTTAATATTGACTTTGAAGAGTGTATTATATTGTTTTTTATGTTTTTATCTTTATATGCTAATAACATGGAAGTTATTATTTCATCTGTATTTTCCATATTGCAGCTGATAGATAAATCTTTAACTATTTCGTATACTCCGGATTTATTTGATATTATAGATATGCAAGATGAGTATAATGCTTCTATTACGGTAAGTCCGAATGGTTCATTTATAGCAGGCATTACTAAGGCATAACTTTTATTTAATAATTCTTTTTTTTCTTCATCGCTTACAAAACCTTTGAATATAATATTATTATTCATATTTAATTTTTCTGTGAGTTTTTTTAAATAATTTTCATGTCTGCCTTTACCAGCTATTATAAATTTTAATTCTTTATCTTCTATCTTTTCAATGAATGATTTAAAAGCAATAATGGCATTTTCTAAATTTTTTGGCTTTTCAATTCTTCCAACATATACAAAATGCTTTCCTTTATTAATAGGCATAATATTTTCTGTATCAGTTATGCATGGGTATATAACTTCAGCTTCTCTGTTATAAACTCTTTTTACAGCTTCTTTAGTTCTTATACTATTTGACATTATATGATCTATTTTACTTACACCTAGTCTATCTAAATGCATTGTATATCTTGCAATTATATCCCAAGTCTTTTGAAGTTTTTTATAGCTTTCATCATCATGCCCGTAAAGCCTCACACTAGGTTCATGGCAATACCAAAAACTTTTAGGAAGTTTAATATTATTTTTTTGTGCATACTTTGAAGCAAGCCCAAAGAATATGGTGGCAGGGAAATTATGTATTAAAACGGCATCATAATTTATTAATTCATTTGCTAGAAATTTAGAAGTTTTATTAAATATAAAAGGATTTAATTTTATATCTGTTTTTATCTGTTTTATATAATTTGGTACATCATCTCTTAATCTATAAGTATAAATAGTTATTTCTATATTTAAACTATGACAGTATTTTGAAAATGCAAGTATTACATTTTCAGCACCGCCGTTATATCCGAAAGTAGGATGAAGTATAGCCAATTTTTTTATATTATTCATTTTATCAATAATAATTTATTTTTTATAATCTTACAATATTATAAACATAAAAATATTCATTTTATTAAAATATATACTAATATTTTGATTATATGTGAAGTTTGATTTAATTTTACAATTATGATATAATGTAGTTCAATTTTTATAATAAGGGTTAAAAAATGAAACTTAATAGTTTAACATTTAAAATACCGCTTATTATGGGACTTTCTATTACATTATCAATATTTGTAATAACAGTTATAATGTTTTTAATATCATTGAAGTCTGTTGATATAGCGGCTCAAAATGGATTTGAAACTACTGCTGCTGCCTATGAGGGTACAGCCAATCTATGGATAGAACATCAAAAATCAATAATTGAAAGCTTTGCTACTAATGAAAGTATAGTCAATTATTTATTATCTGCTGATGAGTATAATACTCAGCTTGCAAGCAATACTTTAATAGGATTTAAAAATTATAGGAATGCATCATTGCATTTCACAATTTTAAATAGAGAAGGTAAGGTTCTTCTTGATTCTGAAAATGGATCTTTGATAAACTATAATAATGGTTATGATTCAGATTTTACTTTATATAAAAATAATACAGCAAAAATGGGAATTGTTAAATCTTCAATAACTGGAGATGTCGTTTATAAAATGTATGCTGATATCAAAGATAATAATGGAAATGTTATAGGGGTTTTATCATCTCATATCGACTGGTCAGATTTTATAAAGCATTGTATTTCATTTGCTAAAATAGGAAATACAGGAAATATAATGATAGTTGATGAGGATAAGAATATCATTGCTCATAAAGATGAAAATCAAATTCTAAACAGCTTAAAAGATTTTAAAGCTCTTGATGATATGACTGTATTAAAAAAATCTATAAAGCATTATAGAGATAATGATAATAAACTTTATATGATGTATTTCAGTCCTATAATATATCCTCATTGGTATATAGTTGCCACAATAGCTGAAAGCGAACTTTATAGTCCTGTAAATAGTATGCTTAGACATCCTATATATATAGCGGCTATTTTGATTCTTTTATCTATTATTATGATTTGGATATTTTCAAAATATATAACATCTCCTATTAAAGAGATTGTTAAAGAGGCTGATAATATTGCAAATGGTGATTTAACTACTATAATATCTAAAAAACATTTGAATAGAAAAGATGAAATAGGAGATATTTTAAATAGCTTTAATAAAATGAAAAAAGTTATAAAAGATATTATTAAAGTTGTAAATTCAAATATATCTCAAACAAAAAGAACAGCTTATAGTTTATATTATTCTAATAAGGATTTATCAGAGAGAACTATATCACAAGCCTCAGATATAAATGCTACAACATCATTTATGAAAAATATTTCTCTCTCTATAGATGAATCGACTAGTGATATGAAATCTATGAGTGACGGTATGATAGATGCCAAAAATGAAATAAATAATGCAGGTTCTATAATATTTGATACAGCTAAAAATACAGAACTTGTTTTTGAATCCAGTAAAAAGATAGGAGATATAATAAAGATTATTGAGGATATAGCATTTCAAACTAATATATTAGCTTTGAATGCTTCGGTAGAGGCGGCAAGAGCAGGAGAACAGGGAAGAGGATTTGCTGTTGTTGCTTCTGAAGTTAGAAATTTGGCATTGAATACATCAGAGTCAGCTAAGAATATTACTTCTTTAATAGAAGATAGTAATGATAAAATTAAAAAAGCCACTGATTCTGCTAATATGTCCCAAAAGTTATTTGTTGAAATAGAGAAAAAAATAGAAAATACTACAAATATAATGAAAGATGTAGTTGTAAAGATTAATAAACAACAGGAAGATGTTTCTAAAATTAATAATTCTATGCTTAGTATAGATGCCAAAACCAAAGATAATGCCGATTTAGTTGAGCTTATGAAAAATTCTTCATCAGAATTGGAAAAGCAAACTAATAACTTTTTTAGTGCTATAAGTTTCTTTAAAACAGGTGTTCATCATTTGGATTGGTCAGAAAATTACAATACTAATAATGAACATATAGATGAACAGCATAAAAAATTATTAAATTTTATTAATGATATATATTCTGCTATATATGAAGAAGATGCTGAAAGAGTAAAGAATGTATTTAATATGACATTGGATTATACAAAATATCATTTTTCAGATGAAGAGAAACTACAAAAAGAAAATGCTGATAGATATAAAAAAATAAAAGAACATTTTGAACAGCATAGAAGTTTTGAGAATTTAGTTACTAGAAAAATTGATGAACTTAATACTTCAAATGACTGGAAAAATACAGCTTTAGATATGGCGAATATCTTGAGTAAGTGGCTTATTCAGCATATTGGGGTTTGGGATAAAGAATTTGTAAAAATGGTTGGAATATAGTAATAAAATTTTATATTATATACGATATTATTAATAAAAATATTTTGTAATATAAAAAACTTTTATTATCTTTTAATTATATAATTAATTAAAAGATATGGAATATTATATACTTATTAATAATTAATACTTGTAAGAAACATGTTCTATGTTGAAATTATTTTTATAAGTGTTATTATTTTATTTATACATTAAAATTAATAATATACTTCGGGAGAAAGTATGAAAATATATAGTTTAAGATTTAAAATACCTGTGCTGTTTATAACAGCTATAGTTTTATCTATATTACTTAGTCTTGGTGTGGCATTGTTTTTTAGTACAAAAGCTATAGATGATGCTGTTGAGAGCGGATTTGAATCTACATCAATTTCTTATAAAAATTTAATTAATCTTTGGCTTGAAGATAATCATTCTTCTATGGCTAATTTTGTTACTTCTCAGTCATTAATAAATTTTTTACTTAATACTCAAGATGAAACTTTAAAAGTTAGTGCTGAAGAGGCATTAAAATATTTTAAGACTTCTAAGAGATCATTCATTAATTTTATATTATTAGATTTAAATGGAAATGCTATATTAGATTCTGAAAACGGCATTCTTAATAATGTAACTATGGATAGAAATGATGAAGGTTGGAAGAAGTTTGTTTCTAGTGGGTATAATTCAGGAGGAGAGGCTAGTGTAAGTAAATCAGTTGCCACAGGAAATCCTACCTATAGGGTATGGGCTGGAATAAAGGATAATACAGGAAGAGTTATAGGAGTATTATCTGGAAACGTGGATTGGAGTGATTTAATTAATGGATATATTCTAAATGTAAAAATAGGGGAAACTGGAAAAATATCCATAATAGACGGCAATAAAAAAATATTAGCTCATAATGACAATGCTAGAATTTTAACTACTGCAGGAAATAATATTCCTTATGATGAAGTTTTTAAAAATAAAAATGGTATAATGCATTATAAGGATAGTTCTGATAATCAAAAATATTTAATGTCATATTATAATGTAGATAATACAGATTGGTATATTATAATAACTATGTTGGAAAAAGAGCTATATTCTTCATTAGGAAGAACTATTATATTCTCAATATTATTTGGAATAGCAATAATCATTATTGTAACAATTGTTATTGTAGGATTTACAAGAAGATTAACATCTCCTTTAAAAGAGGCTTTAAGATTAGCGAATTTAATATCTAAAGGAGATTTAACTTTTGAAGTAAATAATAAATATTTCGGTAGAAGAGATGAGACAGGAGAATTAATAAAAAGTTTTGATAATATGAAAACATCTATAAGAGATATCATAGATGTAGCCAATTCAAATGTTGCTTTAACTAAAAGAACAGCTTATTCCTTATCATATTCAAATAAAGATTTGGCTACAAGAACTTTGAATCAGGCATCAGATTTGGAAAAGACAGCTGAAGCTACAGAGGAGATTTCAAGCACTATAAAGAAAACTGCAGAAAATGCTGCTATCATTAATGATATGATGATAGATGCAAGAAATGCTGTAGAAGAAGCTGGAAGTATTATTGCTGAAACAGCTCAAAATACTAGTCAGGCATTTGAATACAGTCAGAAGATTAGCGGATTAGTAAAGTTTATTGAGGATATAGCATTCCAAACTAATATATTAGCATTAAATGCTTCTGTAGAGGCAGCAAGAGCAGGAGAGCAAGGAAGAGGATTTGCGGTTGTTGCTTCCGAGGTTAGAAACTTGGCTCAAACTACTCAAAGCTCTGTTAATAATATTACTTCATTTATTACAGAAAGTAATGAGAAAGTAAAAAAAGCAACAGATTCTGCTAATATGTCAAGAACTTTATTCGAAGATATAGAAAGCAAAATTGAAGAAACTACAAGAGTTATTGCTGATATGGCAAATACTACCAAAGAACAGTTAATAGGTATAGATAGTATAAATAATGCTATGTCAAATATGGATGCTCAAACTCAAGGCAATAGTTCATTAGTTTCATCTATGCATGAATCATCTAAAGAACTTGAAGAACAAATGGAAGAATTATCTAATGCTATGGCTTTCTTTAAAGTAGGGGCTAAGAAATTAGAGTGGCTTGATCAATATTATACTCATAATAAAACTATAGATGGTCAGCATGTTCAAATTATAGAATATGCTAATAAAGTTCATTCAGCTTTATATAATGGTGTAAAAGAAGATGTTGATGAAGCATTTAAAGGTGCTATTAATTATACTAAATACCATTTCTCTGAAGAACAGAAAATACAGGTTGCTAATAAAGATAAATATCATAAGATTAAAGA encodes:
- the rlmB gene encoding 23S rRNA (guanosine(2251)-2'-O)-methyltransferase RlmB, whose protein sequence is MFITSKNTIVEAISKDLVQTLYIKFPVSKREKDIIKLAEKKKVPIKNVDKNEMEKIVGKIYSIAADIKENVEIGIESFIEKAFEKRENPLIFILDSITDVHNLGAIIRNAYFFDVAGIIMPKDNSAPINEKVYEISEGAAYHLPISIETNLNRVIDLMKDKGFWIYYASEKGETSLEDFKFNSPTAIILGNEHSGVRDILKKNSDGSVIINSATDFDSLNVSAASAIIGYAYSIYK
- a CDS encoding AMP-dependent synthetase/ligase → MKNYTSIPSAFFETVQKMPQSPAYRYRDNNEEKVTITYKKLYDKVNAIAKAFDVKGLSKKHVAIFSENRIEWFISDMALLALGSADVPRGIDSTSDELNYIIEHSEAEAVLVENEYVFKKIEKHHKDLSLIVFLDSSKHDPDNNIYSFEKFLELGEESLNGDEEFAIKKASKLTNESTATIIYTSGTTGKPKGVILTHGNILHNVRVLPDIIKLQPGEKLLTILPIWHIYERTISYVTAIIGCFTAITNKRYLKNDFTEERPDIFISVPAIWVNIYNTVMKNIDRKSTFARNLAKFLIKRSIKYIRSVRFQNDLVYLLGDEHKSDKKSEYSIGIFDPIYHKMATKMVYSKIKELTGGKMRLTISGGGALPMYIEDFIEAVGINLVVGWGITETAPVVTLRSPFKNYRGTCGAPVPEVKIEVRDKEGNICKDGVMGVCYIKGPNIFKEYYKDPELTKQAKVDGFFNSGDLGTYTQQGEIVLTGRAKETIVLLTGENVEPQPIENKALESPYISQIMLVGQDKASTGAIIVINKENIKEHFDKQKISYDEKTLASSKDVYKLMREELDNLINYRNGFRPYEAIAKMIITDEEFTIENGLLTQSLKIKRANVMEAYKDKIDALYDKVK
- a CDS encoding glycosyltransferase family 4 protein, giving the protein MNNIKKLAILHPTFGYNGGAENVILAFSKYCHSLNIEITIYTYRLRDDVPNYIKQIKTDIKLNPFIFNKTSKFLANELINYDAVLIHNFPATIFFGLASKYAQKNNIKLPKSFWYCHEPSVRLYGHDDESYKKLQKTWDIIARYTMHLDRLGVSKIDHIMSNSIRTKEAVKRVYNREAEVIYPCITDTENIMPINKGKHFVYVGRIEKPKNLENAIIAFKSFIEKIEDKELKFIIAGKGRHENYLKKLTEKLNMNNNIIFKGFVSDEEKKELLNKSYALVMPAINEPFGLTVIEALYSSCISIISNKSGVYEIVKDLSISCNMENTDEIITSMLLAYKDKNIKNNIIHSSKSILNIFTVSSYSENVIKYIVNHL
- a CDS encoding methyl-accepting chemotaxis protein codes for the protein MKLNSLTFKIPLIMGLSITLSIFVITVIMFLISLKSVDIAAQNGFETTAAAYEGTANLWIEHQKSIIESFATNESIVNYLLSADEYNTQLASNTLIGFKNYRNASLHFTILNREGKVLLDSENGSLINYNNGYDSDFTLYKNNTAKMGIVKSSITGDVVYKMYADIKDNNGNVIGVLSSHIDWSDFIKHCISFAKIGNTGNIMIVDEDKNIIAHKDENQILNSLKDFKALDDMTVLKKSIKHYRDNDNKLYMMYFSPIIYPHWYIVATIAESELYSPVNSMLRHPIYIAAILILLSIIMIWIFSKYITSPIKEIVKEADNIANGDLTTIISKKHLNRKDEIGDILNSFNKMKKVIKDIIKVVNSNISQTKRTAYSLYYSNKDLSERTISQASDINATTSFMKNISLSIDESTSDMKSMSDGMIDAKNEINNAGSIIFDTAKNTELVFESSKKIGDIIKIIEDIAFQTNILALNASVEAARAGEQGRGFAVVASEVRNLALNTSESAKNITSLIEDSNDKIKKATDSANMSQKLFVEIEKKIENTTNIMKDVVVKINKQQEDVSKINNSMLSIDAKTKDNADLVELMKNSSSELEKQTNNFFSAISFFKTGVHHLDWSENYNTNNEHIDEQHKKLLNFINDIYSAIYEEDAERVKNVFNMTLDYTKYHFSDEEKLQKENADRYKKIKEHFEQHRSFENLVTRKIDELNTSNDWKNTALDMANILSKWLIQHIGVWDKEFVKMVGI
- a CDS encoding methyl-accepting chemotaxis protein, which translates into the protein MKIYSLRFKIPVLFITAIVLSILLSLGVALFFSTKAIDDAVESGFESTSISYKNLINLWLEDNHSSMANFVTSQSLINFLLNTQDETLKVSAEEALKYFKTSKRSFINFILLDLNGNAILDSENGILNNVTMDRNDEGWKKFVSSGYNSGGEASVSKSVATGNPTYRVWAGIKDNTGRVIGVLSGNVDWSDLINGYILNVKIGETGKISIIDGNKKILAHNDNARILTTAGNNIPYDEVFKNKNGIMHYKDSSDNQKYLMSYYNVDNTDWYIIITMLEKELYSSLGRTIIFSILFGIAIIIIVTIVIVGFTRRLTSPLKEALRLANLISKGDLTFEVNNKYFGRRDETGELIKSFDNMKTSIRDIIDVANSNVALTKRTAYSLSYSNKDLATRTLNQASDLEKTAEATEEISSTIKKTAENAAIINDMMIDARNAVEEAGSIIAETAQNTSQAFEYSQKISGLVKFIEDIAFQTNILALNASVEAARAGEQGRGFAVVASEVRNLAQTTQSSVNNITSFITESNEKVKKATDSANMSRTLFEDIESKIEETTRVIADMANTTKEQLIGIDSINNAMSNMDAQTQGNSSLVSSMHESSKELEEQMEELSNAMAFFKVGAKKLEWLDQYYTHNKTIDGQHVQIIEYANKVHSALYNGVKEDVDEAFKGAINYTKYHFSEEQKIQVANKDKYHKIKEHFEEHRKFEKAIDDQYKAFKSSSDWRQVAIDFSELLAKLLIEHIGVWDKEFVRIAGIQDS